A genomic region of Miscanthus floridulus cultivar M001 chromosome 3, ASM1932011v1, whole genome shotgun sequence contains the following coding sequences:
- the LOC136541321 gene encoding urease → MRLLPREADKLVLHHAGFLAQKRLARGLRLNYTEAVALIAAQILELIRDGDKTVTDLMDLGKQLLGRRQVLPAVPYLLHTVQVEGTFVDGTKLVTVHDPISLDDGNLELALHGSFLPVPSPEKFSSDDVEEYPGEIHYSSSRIVLNLHRRALTLKVVNKADRPIQIGSHYHFIETNPYLVFDRKRAYGMRLNILAGTAVRFEPGDAKSVTLVSIGGHKVIRGGNGIADGPIDSSRLNEVMQKVNANSFGHEDYPDAREGLIGDGPFDCTVDREKYASIYGPTTGDKIRLGDTNLYAEIEKDFAFYGDECIFGGGKVLRDGMGQATGYPESSCLDTVITNAVIIDYTGIYKADIGIKGRLIVAIGKAGNPDVMDGVHSNMIVGVNTEVIASEGMIVTAGGIDSHVHFICPQLAEEAIASGITTLVGGGTGPAHGTCATTCTPAPSQMKLMLQSTDQLPINMGFTGKGNTSKPEGLAEIIKAGAMGLKLHEDWGTTPSAIDNCLSVAEDFDIQVNIHTDTLNESGCVEHTIAAFKDRAIHTYHSEGAGGGHAPDIIKVCGVKNVLPSSTNPTRPFTSNTVDEHLDMLMVCHHLDKNIPEDVAFAESRIRAETIAAEDILHDMGAISIISSDSQAMGRIGEVITRTWQTANKMKVQRGSLPGSADSAQDNDNLRIRRYIAKYTINPAIVNGFSDFVGSVEVGKLADLVLWKPSFFGAKPELVVKGGAIAWANMGDPNASIPTPEPVVMRPMFGAFGKAGSSNSIAFVSKAAKEAGVAMEYKLEKRVEAVGGVRRLTKLDMKLNDALPKIEVDPETYTVTADGEVLTCQPAPTVPLSRNYFLF, encoded by the exons ATGAGGCTGCTGCCGAGGGAGGCGGACAAGCTGGTGCTGCACCATGCCGGCTTCCTCGCGCAGAAGCGCCTCGCCCGGGGCCTCCGCCTCAACTACACCGAGGCCGTCGCGCTCATCGCCGCGCAG ATTCTTGAGCTTATTCGCGATGGAGACAAAACCGTGACAGACCTCATGGACTTGGGGAAACAGCTCTTGGGCAG gagacaagttcttccagCTGTTCCATACCTTTTACATACTGTACAG GTTGAAGGAACATTTGTGGATGGAACAAAACTAGTTACTGTACATGACCCTATTTCCTTGGATGACGGAAATTTGGAGCTAGCATTGCATGGTTCTTTTCTCCCAG TGCCTTCACCCGAAAAGTTTTCCAGCGATGATGTTGAAGAATATCCTGGTGAAATACATTACAGTTCTAGTCGCATAGTTCTAAACCTTCATCGCAGGGCTTTAACTCTGAAGGTTGTTAACAAGGCAGACAGACCCATTCAG ATTGGAAGCCATTACCATTTTATAGAGACCAATCCTTACCTGGTTTTTGATAGGAAAAGGGCCTACGGCATGAGGTTGAACATACTTGCTGGAACAGCTGTTCGGTTTGAG CCAGGGGATGCAAAAAGTGTTACACTTGTAAGCATCGGAGGTCATAAGGTAATCAGAGGTGGAAATGGCATTGCTGATGGTCCTATTGACAGTTCACGGCTTAATGAGGTGATGCAGAAGGTTAATGCAAATAGCTTTGGACATGAAGATTATCCAGATGCAAG GGAAGGTCTTATTGGTGATGGTCCATTTGACTGTACTGTTGATCGTGAGAAGTATGCGAGCATTTATGGACCTACCACTGGTGATAAGATTAGGCTTGGTGATACCAATCTTTATGCTGAGATTGAAAAGGACTTTGCCTTTTATGGTGATGAGTGCATATTTGGCGGTGGAAAAGTTCTGCGTGATGGCATGGGACAAGCTACAGGGTACCCAGAATCTTCCTGCCTAGATACAGTTATAACCAATGCTGTCATCATTGATTATACCGGAATATACAAGGCTGATATTGGTATAAAAGGCAGACTTATAGTTGCTATTGGAAAGGCTGGAAACCCTGATGTCATGGATGGTGTCCATAGCAACATGATTGTTGGG GTCAATACTGAAGTTATTGCATCTGAAGGCATGATTGTAACTGCTGGTGGCATAGATTCCCATGTTCACTTCATATGTCCTCAGTTGGCAGAAGAGGCAATTGCAAGCG GCATCACGACATTGGTGGGTGGTGGAACAGGACCAGCACATGGAACTTGTGCCACAACTTGTACTCCCGCACCATCTCAAATGAAATTAATGTTGCAGTCCACTGATCAATTGCCAATTAACATGGGATTCACAGGCAAG GGGAATACTTCAAAGCCTGAAGGATTGGCTGAAATCATTAAAGCTGGAGCAATGGGTTTGAAGCTGCATGAAGATTGGGGAACTACCCCATCTGCGATAGATAATTGTTTATCTGTTGCAGAAGATTTTGATATTCAG GTCAATATCCACACAGATACCTTAAATGAATCAGGCTGCGTGGAACATACAATAGCAGCTTTTAAAGATAGAGCCATACATACATATCACAG TGAAGGTGCAGGTGGCGGTCATGCTCCAGACATCATCAAAGTCTGTGGGGTAAAAAATGTGTTGCCCTCTTCAACAAATCCTACCCGGCCATTTACTTCAAATACTGTAGATGAGCACCTTGATATGCTG ATGGTTTGCCACCACCTTGATAAAAACATCCCAGAAGATGTAGCATTTGCTGAGTCTAGAATTCGAGCTGAAACTATTGCTGCTGAGGACATATTGCATGACATGGGAGCCATAAGTATTATATCATCTGATTCACAGGCCATGGGGCGCATTGGAGAG GTGATAACCCGGACATGGCAAACTGCAAACAAGATGAAGGTCCAAAGAGGTAGTTTACCTGGATCTGCTGACTCTGCCCAGGACAATGACAACCTCCGtataagaagatacatagcaaaatacaCCATAAATCCAGCAATAGTGAATGGTTTTTCAGACTTTGTTGGTTCTGTTGAG GTGGGAAAATTAGCTGACCTTGTTCTTTGGAAACCTTCTTTCTTTGGCGCTAAACCAGAACTGGTTGTCAAGGGAGGTGCAATTGCATGGGCTAATATGGGTGATCCCAATGCTAGTATTCCAACACCTGAACCT GTTGTGATGCGACCTATGTTTGGTGCATTTGGAAAGGCTGGAAGTTCCAATTCAATTGCATTTGTGAGCAAG GCTGCTAAAGAAGCTGGTGTTGCAATGGAGTACAAATTAGAAAAGAGGGTGGAAGCTGTTGGTGGCGTTCGCCGTTTGACAAAGCTTGACATGAAGCTCAATGACGCCCTTCCGAAAATAGAAGTCGACCCTGAGACCTACACAGTGACTGCTGATGGAGAGGTTTTGACATGCCAACCAGCACCCACAGTACCACTGTCTCGGAATTACTTCCTATTCTAG